A single Sphingobacteriales bacterium DNA region contains:
- a CDS encoding WxcM-like domain-containing protein, with translation MIEFDKIGESSIGYISVAQAQEKIPFNIERVFWTYYTPESIVRGRHAHHRTEQVLVAVTAKTILTTESPNGKTEVFILDTPNKGVYIPPHAWHTVQYSRTAVQLVFASTKFDEKDYIREYEQFKKPIITHNSAEVKTQMVGAGTVIWQFAVILEGAVIGQDCNINCHTFIENDVVIGNNVTLKCGVYLWNGITLEDNVFVGPNTTFTNDKYPRSGVHLGPRLRTIVKSGASIGANATILAGTVIGSYALIGAGAVVTRSVPGFALVAGNPASIIGWVDEKGNKMQLDGNTWVAIDGRRFKVENNQLMPI, from the coding sequence ATTATAGAGTTCGACAAGATTGGTGAGAGTTCTATTGGTTATATCTCAGTTGCCCAAGCACAGGAAAAAATACCTTTCAATATTGAACGAGTTTTTTGGACGTACTATACCCCAGAAAGCATTGTAAGGGGGCGGCATGCCCATCATCGTACGGAACAGGTATTGGTGGCTGTGACCGCCAAGACCATTTTAACAACGGAATCGCCCAACGGGAAAACAGAAGTGTTTATTCTGGATACACCCAATAAGGGAGTTTATATCCCCCCGCATGCTTGGCATACTGTGCAATATTCACGCACCGCCGTTCAATTGGTATTCGCCTCCACGAAATTCGACGAAAAAGATTACATAAGGGAATATGAGCAATTCAAAAAACCGATTATCACCCATAATTCGGCAGAAGTTAAAACCCAAATGGTCGGTGCCGGTACTGTCATTTGGCAGTTTGCTGTTATATTAGAAGGAGCGGTAATTGGGCAGGACTGCAATATCAATTGTCATACCTTTATTGAAAATGATGTTGTGATAGGTAATAATGTTACATTGAAATGTGGAGTATACCTCTGGAATGGAATTACGCTGGAAGATAATGTTTTTGTTGGCCCCAATACAACATTTACAAATGACAAGTATCCCAGGTCGGGGGTACACCTTGGGCCACGGCTTCGTACTATTGTCAAAAGCGGGGCTTCCATTGGCGCTAATGCTACCATACTGGCAGGAACAGTGATTGGTTCATATGCATTGATTGGTGCTGGTGCCGTAGTAACCCGGTCGGTACCTGGTTTTGCCCTTGTAGCAGGTAATCCGGCCAGTATAATAGGATGGGTGGATGAAAAGGGAAATAAGATGCAGTTGGATGGAAATACCTGGGTAGCCATTGATGGCCGTCGTTTTAAAGTGGAGAATAACCAGTTAATGCCAATCTAA
- a CDS encoding GDP-mannose 4,6-dehydratase has protein sequence MNNKITDATILATGGAGFVGSYVVEELLQHQPKKIIIIDNLIRGSHYNMQSFISNPVVEFIEGDVRDAALLEKCITYRDAVPF, from the coding sequence ATGAACAACAAGATTACCGATGCCACTATTCTGGCAACAGGCGGAGCCGGATTTGTAGGCTCTTATGTAGTGGAAGAACTGTTACAGCACCAGCCCAAAAAGATTATCATTATCGACAACCTGATACGAGGTTCGCATTACAATATGCAGTCATTCATCAGCAATCCCGTGGTGGAATTTATTGAAGGCGATGTACGGGATGCCGCCTTGCTCGAAAAATGCATTACCTACAGAGATGCTGTTCCTTTTTAA
- the lhgO gene encoding L-2-hydroxyglutarate oxidase, with protein sequence MYDIIIIGGIVGLATALHLLEQQPGLNVLILEKEGDIARHQTGNNSGVIHSGIYYKPGSLRAVNCLRGYKMLLEFCDAENIPYDICGKIIVATREDELDRLQNIYQRGLENGLAGMELLNAADIKKHEPHCAGIRGIFVPQTGIIDYTAVSKRYAEKIKRLNGSIACNQKVTGIQVAAQEIKVKTTDAAYSCKLLINCAGLYSDKIAQMTQNNVSVKIIPFRGEYYTLKKEKEHLVNHLIYPVPDPNFPFLGVHFTRFIQGGVEAGPNAVLAYAREGYHKSDIVWKEFFESVTYPGFLRMAFKNWRTGIGEMRRSYSKKAFTAALQRLLPELQLDDLLPGDAGVRASAMDRNGNVVDDFIIEKQDNIIHVLNTPSPAATASLSIGLTIAEMAWKELK encoded by the coding sequence ATGTACGACATTATCATTATCGGCGGCATTGTGGGATTGGCTACAGCCCTGCATCTGCTAGAGCAGCAACCCGGTTTAAACGTCCTGATTTTAGAGAAAGAAGGGGATATTGCCCGGCATCAGACCGGCAACAATTCGGGCGTGATCCATTCCGGTATTTATTACAAACCCGGAAGTTTGCGCGCTGTCAACTGTTTGCGCGGCTACAAGATGTTGCTGGAATTCTGCGATGCGGAAAACATTCCGTATGATATCTGCGGCAAGATCATCGTTGCCACCCGCGAAGACGAATTGGATCGCCTTCAAAATATCTACCAGCGGGGTTTGGAGAATGGCCTTGCAGGAATGGAATTATTAAATGCCGCCGACATCAAAAAGCATGAGCCGCACTGTGCCGGCATCCGGGGAATTTTCGTGCCGCAAACCGGTATCATTGACTATACTGCCGTATCCAAAAGATACGCCGAAAAAATAAAGCGCCTGAACGGATCGATTGCCTGCAACCAGAAAGTGACCGGCATTCAGGTTGCGGCTCAGGAGATAAAAGTAAAGACGACAGATGCAGCTTATTCCTGTAAACTGCTTATCAACTGCGCCGGATTGTATTCCGATAAGATTGCGCAAATGACACAAAATAACGTGTCGGTAAAAATAATTCCGTTCCGCGGCGAGTATTATACGCTGAAAAAGGAAAAGGAACACCTGGTGAATCATCTTATCTATCCTGTTCCGGATCCCAATTTCCCCTTCCTGGGCGTACATTTCACCCGCTTTATTCAGGGCGGCGTAGAGGCGGGGCCGAATGCCGTGCTGGCCTACGCCCGCGAAGGATATCATAAATCCGATATCGTGTGGAAGGAGTTTTTCGAATCTGTCACCTATCCCGGATTTTTAAGGATGGCCTTTAAAAACTGGAGAACCGGCATCGGCGAGATGCGCCGTTCCTATTCCAAGAAAGCGTTTACTGCGGCACTGCAGCGCTTACTGCCCGAACTGCAGCTAGATGACCTGCTGCCGGGTGATGCCGGTGTACGGGCCTCCGCCATGGACAGAAACGGCAATGTGGTGGATGATTTCATCATAGAGAAACAGGACAACATCATCCATGTGCTGAACACGCCCTCGCCAGCGGCAACAGCCTCGTTATCCATAGGTCTTACCATCGCTGAAATGGCATGGAAAGAACTTAAATAA
- a CDS encoding DegT/DnrJ/EryC1/StrS family aminotransferase — MMEKIPCLDLRGQHQQVKAEIFELFEKVYEKTAFSGGPFVEEFEKSFARYCNTSYAVGVSNGTTALHLAMIALGIGAGDEVIIPANTFIATAWGPSHAGATPVFVDCTADTWEIDTAKIEEKITPKTKAIIGVHLYGQPFNIDAVAAICKKHQLLFIEDAAQAQGARFKGQPVGGFGEMACFSFYPGKNLGACGEAGGITTNHESYYTHLQSLRNHGCKVRYYHDEVGYNYRMGGLEGASLTVKLRYLEGWNNRRRAIAKRYQSEITNPKIKMQAQPEWADSVFHLFVVTTEDKDGFCQFLNEHNISPAFHYPVPCHLQKAYAHLGYKEGDFPNAEYLAAHCVSLPMYAELTDEQVSHVIEAINNY, encoded by the coding sequence ATTATGGAGAAAATACCTTGTTTAGACTTGAGGGGACAACACCAACAGGTGAAAGCGGAAATATTCGAACTATTTGAAAAAGTGTATGAAAAAACTGCTTTTTCTGGCGGCCCGTTTGTGGAAGAATTTGAAAAGAGTTTCGCCCGGTATTGCAATACGTCTTATGCAGTGGGTGTCAGCAACGGAACCACTGCGCTCCATTTGGCCATGATAGCCTTAGGCATCGGTGCAGGAGATGAGGTCATTATTCCCGCTAACACATTTATTGCGACTGCATGGGGACCAAGCCATGCAGGCGCTACACCGGTATTTGTAGATTGTACGGCAGACACCTGGGAAATCGACACTGCAAAAATTGAAGAAAAAATTACCCCAAAGACCAAAGCCATCATTGGCGTTCATCTATATGGACAACCCTTTAATATTGATGCGGTGGCTGCCATTTGCAAAAAACATCAGCTGCTTTTTATTGAAGATGCCGCACAGGCACAGGGCGCACGCTTTAAAGGCCAGCCTGTAGGCGGTTTTGGTGAAATGGCCTGCTTCAGTTTCTATCCCGGCAAGAACCTGGGTGCCTGTGGAGAAGCCGGTGGTATCACGACCAATCATGAATCATACTATACACACCTGCAAAGTTTGCGTAACCATGGCTGCAAGGTTCGGTATTACCACGATGAAGTAGGATACAATTACAGGATGGGTGGCCTTGAAGGCGCATCGCTGACCGTGAAACTGCGCTACCTGGAAGGATGGAACAACCGGAGACGGGCTATCGCCAAACGTTATCAATCCGAAATTACCAATCCGAAAATAAAGATGCAGGCACAGCCGGAATGGGCGGACTCTGTATTTCATTTATTCGTGGTGACCACTGAAGACAAGGATGGTTTTTGCCAATTCCTGAATGAACATAACATTTCACCGGCATTCCACTATCCTGTACCTTGCCATCTGCAAAAAGCATACGCCCATTTAGGCTATAAAGAAGGTGACTTCCCGAATGCAGAATACCTGGCAGCACATTGCGTCTCGTTGCCGATGTACGCTGAACTGACCGACGAACAAGTCAGTCATGTAATTGAGGCCATAAACAACTACTAA
- a CDS encoding N-acetyltransferase: MEKITQNHPKQSLNNVSVGSNVKIYDFVNAYHCSIDDNSKVGTFVEIQKGASIGKNCKISSHSFICEGVHIEDNVFIGHGVMFTNDLFPRATNPDGSAQTDADWTLVETFVKKGASIGSNATILCGITIGENALVGAGAVVTKDVPPHTIVAGNPARIIKTID, encoded by the coding sequence ATGGAAAAAATAACCCAGAACCATCCCAAGCAGTCCCTGAATAATGTTTCCGTCGGAAGCAATGTAAAAATTTATGACTTTGTAAATGCCTACCATTGCAGCATCGACGATAATTCCAAAGTGGGCACCTTTGTAGAAATCCAGAAAGGGGCCAGCATCGGGAAAAACTGCAAGATATCTTCCCACAGCTTTATATGTGAGGGCGTTCACATTGAAGATAATGTATTTATCGGGCATGGGGTGATGTTTACCAATGACCTGTTTCCGCGCGCCACCAACCCGGACGGTTCCGCACAAACGGATGCAGACTGGACCTTGGTGGAAACCTTTGTAAAAAAGGGAGCCTCCATTGGCAGCAATGCCACTATCCTGTGCGGCATCACCATCGGAGAAAATGCGCTGGTGGGAGCCGGCGCCGTGGTGACCAAAGATGTTCCGCCCCATACCATCGTTGCGGGAAATCCTGCAAGAATTATTAAAACTATCGACTAA
- a CDS encoding Gfo/Idh/MocA family oxidoreductase, whose product MINIAIIGYGYWGPNLVRNFSSTAGCFVHTVVDFRAERLEVAKRNHNSIQISSDTEDVFSNKDIDAIVIATPVFTHYNLAKKALEHGKHVLLEKPMTSKVTEAEELIELAAKYNKVLMVDHTFLYTGAVQKMKAMIESGEIGKVKYFDSTRINLGLFQPDVNVLWDLAPHDISILTYLVPEKPYSVQATGISHTNNGIENIAYLTVNYHSDFIAHFNCSWTSPVKIRMMLIGGDKKMVVYNDLEPTEKIKVYDTGFSHKTDEEKNRILVDYRAGDIHIPKVDSKEALAGMAADFISAITQQTTPISNYQSGLEVIRILEAAQESIKNKGKEIIV is encoded by the coding sequence ATGATTAACATAGCAATTATAGGATACGGATACTGGGGTCCCAATTTAGTCAGAAATTTCTCATCCACCGCCGGATGTTTCGTGCATACCGTTGTCGATTTCCGGGCCGAACGGCTGGAGGTTGCCAAACGCAACCACAACAGCATCCAGATATCTTCCGACACAGAAGATGTCTTTAGCAACAAGGACATAGACGCCATTGTGATTGCCACCCCGGTCTTCACACATTATAATCTGGCCAAAAAAGCGCTCGAACACGGCAAGCATGTACTGCTCGAAAAACCCATGACCAGTAAAGTAACAGAAGCAGAGGAGTTAATAGAACTGGCAGCCAAATACAACAAGGTATTAATGGTAGACCACACCTTCCTCTATACAGGTGCCGTCCAGAAGATGAAGGCCATGATTGAATCCGGTGAAATCGGGAAAGTGAAATATTTTGATTCGACGCGTATCAACCTGGGATTGTTCCAGCCGGATGTCAATGTGTTATGGGATTTAGCCCCGCACGACATTTCCATTCTAACCTATCTGGTACCCGAAAAGCCTTATAGTGTTCAGGCTACCGGCATCTCGCACACCAACAACGGCATCGAGAATATCGCCTACCTGACGGTCAATTACCATTCAGACTTTATCGCACACTTCAATTGTTCCTGGACATCCCCTGTAAAAATCAGGATGATGCTGATTGGCGGAGATAAAAAAATGGTGGTGTATAATGACCTGGAGCCAACGGAAAAGATAAAGGTATATGACACCGGTTTCAGTCATAAAACCGACGAAGAAAAAAACAGGATCCTGGTTGACTACCGTGCCGGAGATATCCATATCCCGAAAGTAGATTCTAAAGAAGCGCTGGCAGGCATGGCTGCCGATTTCATTTCTGCCATCACACAACAGACAACTCCCATCTCCAACTATCAATCGGGGTTAGAGGTGATACGAATACTGGAAGCGGCTCAGGAATCCATCAAAAACAAAGGTAAAGAAATCATCGTCTAA
- a CDS encoding glycosyltransferase, which translates to MFSFPVKISIITPSFNQGNYIEKTIDSVLSQNYPDLEYIIIDGGSTDNSVEVIKKYAKYLTYWVSEKDKGQSHAINKGLKLATGEVVNWINSDDWYYPDTLHKVASAFEDENILVVSGKGSVWQDNRIRNTNPGADIYPEFEKTVGWARIDQPETFFRHSAIIKMGLLNTDLHYVMDREWWIRFLLHFGQDRVKKVEDLLVNFRLHENSKSYNFQNLFSEEALNVYYSIARQNNLKEEVCMLESEFKVAYIDSLQYNQIADMTLLKKIIHYFLFLEGRLKYADNELALAARFLKLVDKRMLQAKDRSELRQLKIRTALMPAWLKKIVNKR; encoded by the coding sequence ATTTTTTCTTTTCCGGTGAAAATATCCATCATAACCCCATCATTCAATCAAGGGAATTACATTGAGAAAACCATAGACAGTGTGTTGTCTCAAAATTATCCGGATTTAGAATATATCATCATTGACGGGGGAAGTACGGATAATTCTGTCGAGGTTATCAAAAAGTATGCAAAATACCTCACTTATTGGGTAAGTGAAAAAGATAAGGGGCAAAGTCATGCCATTAATAAAGGTCTCAAGTTAGCAACCGGAGAAGTGGTGAACTGGATTAACAGTGATGACTGGTATTATCCCGATACACTGCATAAGGTGGCCTCGGCTTTTGAAGATGAAAATATCCTGGTTGTCAGCGGTAAAGGGAGTGTCTGGCAGGATAATAGGATAAGAAATACCAATCCGGGAGCAGATATTTATCCGGAATTTGAAAAAACGGTAGGTTGGGCGCGGATTGACCAGCCGGAAACATTCTTCCGGCACAGCGCCATCATAAAGATGGGATTGCTGAATACGGACTTGCATTATGTGATGGACAGAGAGTGGTGGATACGGTTTTTGCTGCATTTCGGGCAGGACAGGGTAAAAAAGGTGGAGGATCTTTTGGTGAATTTCCGGTTACACGAGAATTCCAAGTCTTATAACTTCCAGAATCTATTCAGCGAAGAAGCCTTGAATGTGTATTACTCTATCGCCCGGCAGAACAATCTTAAGGAAGAGGTTTGTATGCTGGAATCTGAATTTAAAGTGGCATACATCGATTCTCTGCAATATAATCAGATAGCAGATATGACTTTGCTCAAAAAAATCATTCATTATTTTCTTTTTCTGGAAGGTCGGCTGAAGTATGCCGATAATGAACTGGCATTAGCGGCCAGGTTTTTAAAGCTGGTCGATAAGCGAATGTTACAAGCCAAAGACAGGAGCGAACTCCGTCAGCTGAAAATCAGGACGGCGCTGATGCCGGCGTGGCTGAAAAAAATTGTCAATAAACGATAA
- a CDS encoding glycosyltransferase — MEVSIIIPTKNREEILLHSLQYAVKAIEKLNAEIIIVNDGGNEPLIPDVWQETVRVVKNPKSGVASARNFGAKNAKSELLIFMDDDMLIHEHAVKRAMELVTPQRTININWVYPPELLEKILQTKFGRYLHHTGFTTLKGWNIGKPWSDTELFENHGVTSQFLCIYKETFHLVNGYDETFPHAGFEDYDFAKRLKEKGIRFFVWPQDTIYHNETDRLELKRWLDRKRRGGETRKHAVLRGNEELTLDYSGGKKMVLSFLVCTKVLWMWLLQLLPNTERMDRFYEKIANVLLATAIFEGYTTIKD, encoded by the coding sequence GTGGAAGTAAGCATCATCATACCCACCAAGAACAGAGAAGAAATACTGCTGCATTCGCTGCAATATGCCGTGAAAGCGATTGAAAAATTGAATGCGGAGATTATCATAGTTAATGACGGAGGAAATGAGCCATTGATTCCGGATGTATGGCAGGAAACGGTTCGGGTGGTTAAAAACCCAAAATCGGGAGTCGCTTCCGCCAGGAATTTTGGAGCAAAGAATGCCAAATCGGAGCTTTTGATTTTCATGGATGACGATATGCTGATTCATGAGCATGCAGTGAAACGAGCAATGGAATTGGTAACCCCGCAGCGTACCATCAATATCAACTGGGTATATCCTCCGGAACTATTGGAAAAAATTTTGCAAACAAAATTTGGCAGGTATCTGCATCATACAGGGTTCACAACGCTGAAGGGCTGGAATATCGGAAAACCCTGGAGTGATACGGAGTTGTTTGAGAACCATGGCGTTACCAGCCAGTTTCTCTGTATTTATAAAGAGACGTTCCATCTGGTAAACGGATACGATGAAACATTCCCGCATGCAGGATTTGAAGATTATGACTTTGCCAAACGGCTGAAAGAAAAAGGAATCCGCTTCTTTGTATGGCCGCAGGATACCATCTATCACAATGAAACGGACCGGCTGGAACTGAAGCGTTGGCTGGACAGAAAACGCAGGGGCGGAGAAACCCGCAAGCATGCCGTTTTGAGGGGAAATGAGGAACTGACATTAGACTACTCGGGAGGAAAGAAAATGGTCTTATCCTTTCTGGTGTGCACAAAAGTTCTTTGGATGTGGTTATTGCAGTTATTGCCCAATACAGAGCGAATGGACAGATTTTATGAAAAAATAGCGAATGTCTTACTGGCAACCGCTATTTTTGAGGGATATACAACGATTAAAGATTGA
- a CDS encoding glycosyltransferase family 4 protein, with protein sequence MKTRITYILFQINKALAFEWIIDHIDKSRFELSFISIAVPENSPLEQFCSDRKMPFYRIDYQGKKDMPAAIYKTYAILRAIKPDAVHCHIFEANIIGLSAAWLAGVKKRIFTRHHSTFHHTTSPKGIKYDRYCNRLATHIIAISENVKNILIVKEQVPPEKVFLIHHGFDLPLFNDVSDKRLERIRQKYNRNNRHPVIGVISRYTEWKGIKYVLSAYRELLVKYPNALLVLANAKGEDEEIRLTITKFPKETYTEIVFEQDNAALFKLFDVFVHVPIDAEIEAFGQIYVEALAVGVPSIFTMSGIACEFIRHRENALVVEFQNSAQIYESICDILGHKELRDKLSINGKKDVEQLFSLPLMIHKLEKIYSS encoded by the coding sequence TTGAAAACCAGGATTACCTATATTTTATTTCAAATAAACAAGGCGCTGGCGTTTGAGTGGATTATTGACCATATTGATAAAAGCCGTTTTGAACTGTCCTTCATCTCCATTGCCGTTCCGGAAAATTCGCCCCTGGAACAGTTTTGTTCAGACAGGAAGATGCCTTTTTACAGAATTGATTATCAGGGTAAAAAAGACATGCCTGCCGCCATTTATAAGACATATGCTATCTTAAGGGCAATAAAGCCCGATGCCGTACATTGCCATATTTTTGAAGCCAATATTATTGGGCTCTCTGCAGCATGGCTGGCCGGAGTAAAAAAAAGAATCTTTACCAGACACCATTCTACCTTTCACCATACCACCTCTCCGAAGGGAATTAAGTATGACAGATACTGCAACAGGCTGGCAACGCATATTATTGCCATTAGTGAAAATGTAAAAAACATCCTGATTGTAAAAGAACAGGTTCCGCCGGAGAAAGTGTTTCTTATCCATCATGGATTTGACTTGCCGTTGTTTAATGACGTTTCGGATAAAAGGCTCGAGCGAATCAGACAAAAATACAATCGTAACAATCGACATCCGGTAATCGGGGTTATTTCCAGATACACCGAATGGAAAGGGATAAAATATGTTCTGAGTGCGTATAGAGAATTATTGGTAAAATATCCCAACGCCCTGCTGGTGCTGGCAAACGCCAAGGGAGAGGATGAAGAAATCAGATTGACTATAACAAAATTTCCAAAGGAAACTTATACAGAGATAGTATTTGAACAGGACAATGCAGCGTTGTTTAAGCTGTTTGATGTATTTGTACATGTTCCGATAGACGCGGAGATTGAAGCATTCGGCCAAATCTATGTGGAGGCATTGGCCGTCGGAGTACCCAGCATATTTACCATGTCCGGTATTGCCTGTGAATTTATCCGGCACAGAGAAAATGCGCTGGTGGTTGAATTCCAGAATTCAGCACAGATCTATGAATCGATATGCGATATACTGGGACATAAAGAATTAAGGGATAAACTGTCCATAAACGGTAAAAAAGATGTTGAACAACTTTTTTCACTACCTTTGATGATTCATAAATTAGAAAAGATATACAGCAGCTGA
- a CDS encoding glycosyltransferase, with protein sequence MERDLFFSIIIPAYNRAHMILETLESAFAQTYPHFEVILVDDGSTDNTVEVIRSVTDPRFVYHKKANEERAIARNTGFNLAKGDYVTLLDSDDYFYPNHLEAAANYIRSHKNPEVIRFNYDVVDSNKHTLQIARMPEHVNDRMVNGNFMGCSGIILRRDVAVKYAFNGDRDLSGSEDYELWLRMAARFRVHTQDVITCSLHSHEERSVIHNIKEETLVKRIELLIKYSFGDKVVRKIYGVKKDVFVSHCLLYISLHLAIAQINRSSFNYLLRAIKTNPRTMLDKRFFGIIKTLIKRNILASFE encoded by the coding sequence ATGGAAAGGGATTTGTTTTTCTCCATAATTATTCCGGCATATAACAGGGCGCACATGATTCTGGAGACATTGGAATCTGCTTTTGCCCAAACATATCCGCACTTTGAAGTCATATTGGTAGATGACGGAAGTACAGATAATACCGTGGAGGTCATTAGGTCTGTCACAGATCCGAGATTTGTTTATCACAAAAAAGCGAACGAAGAAAGGGCGATTGCCAGAAATACGGGTTTTAACCTGGCAAAGGGCGATTATGTCACCCTGCTGGATTCAGATGATTACTTTTATCCGAATCACCTGGAGGCGGCAGCCAATTATATCCGTTCTCATAAAAACCCGGAGGTTATCCGGTTTAATTATGATGTGGTAGATTCGAATAAACATACCCTGCAGATTGCCAGAATGCCCGAACATGTAAACGACCGTATGGTAAACGGCAATTTTATGGGCTGCAGCGGTATTATATTAAGAAGAGACGTGGCGGTGAAATATGCCTTTAACGGAGACAGAGACTTATCCGGTTCGGAGGATTACGAACTGTGGCTGAGAATGGCGGCGCGTTTCAGGGTTCATACGCAGGATGTCATCACCTGCTCCTTGCATTCACACGAAGAACGGAGTGTGATTCATAACATTAAAGAGGAAACGCTGGTCAAAAGAATTGAACTTCTGATTAAGTATTCCTTCGGAGATAAGGTCGTCAGAAAAATATATGGAGTTAAGAAAGATGTGTTTGTATCACACTGTCTCTTATATATTTCGTTGCATTTGGCAATTGCCCAAATAAACAGGTCTTCATTTAATTATTTACTGAGAGCCATCAAGACAAACCCAAGAACGATGCTGGACAAACGTTTTTTCGGAATTATCAAGACGTTAATCAAAAGAAATATTTTAGCTTCATTCGAGTAA